A single Pseudodesulfovibrio aespoeensis Aspo-2 DNA region contains:
- a CDS encoding dicarboxylate/amino acid:cation symporter: MKKILMHPLLIVIACLAGFATGVTSPELTQAIKPIGEVFLTLLNMCVLPIIICAIISSVGALFNKTKNGGSIKKMLSLYLFFIALSCIIGLATPLGMFKFFHFGDNLGATVGALMVDNDAQQQASGTTGFQSVVYDITTTATSVEEEDRVSYFLDQIVAGNIFESLASQRLLQILTFFLLFSVMLKYVHDAERELIISFSNAIFSVMQKLIDLVICFLPIGLWALLANQFSNINMEFLAALGNFVLMVWASSIIVLGVAVFFFWKATGLGPIKQATLLKAPIFIALSTRSSFPTLPAALTALDDLGLTRESTNLSVSLGHTLCKYGKSMVFCIGAIYSFYLYNVPISFFSLVSVLFLSILAGMAASGAPSIISRTMISLVLLPLGIPSEAIIIILLTVDPITDPIITLVSTYPNYAVAAMLSAKTEEQQSVLKQAA, from the coding sequence ATGAAAAAAATACTCATGCATCCATTGTTGATTGTCATTGCATGTCTGGCTGGATTTGCGACTGGTGTGACTTCGCCGGAACTGACCCAAGCAATCAAACCTATCGGCGAAGTCTTTCTCACTCTTTTGAACATGTGCGTATTGCCGATAATTATTTGTGCAATCATCAGCAGTGTTGGGGCGTTGTTCAATAAAACAAAGAATGGTGGAAGCATTAAGAAAATGCTGTCACTGTATCTCTTTTTTATAGCGCTTTCGTGCATTATTGGCTTGGCGACCCCGTTGGGCATGTTCAAGTTCTTTCATTTTGGCGACAATCTGGGGGCGACCGTTGGAGCCCTCATGGTCGACAACGATGCACAGCAGCAGGCATCTGGTACAACTGGCTTTCAGTCCGTTGTTTATGATATTACCACTACTGCCACGTCTGTCGAAGAGGAAGACAGGGTCAGCTATTTTCTGGATCAAATCGTTGCCGGTAATATTTTTGAATCCCTTGCCTCTCAAAGGCTCTTGCAGATATTGACATTTTTCCTCCTTTTCTCGGTCATGCTCAAGTACGTTCATGACGCAGAGCGGGAATTGATCATTTCATTTTCCAATGCGATTTTTTCCGTGATGCAAAAGCTGATAGACCTTGTCATCTGTTTTCTTCCTATCGGTTTATGGGCTCTGCTCGCCAATCAATTCAGTAACATTAACATGGAATTCTTGGCCGCGCTGGGCAACTTTGTGCTCATGGTATGGGCCTCATCCATCATTGTTTTAGGCGTTGCTGTGTTCTTTTTCTGGAAAGCCACGGGCCTTGGCCCCATCAAACAAGCAACATTATTAAAAGCACCCATATTCATAGCTCTTTCAACCAGAAGCAGCTTCCCGACCTTGCCAGCCGCGCTCACGGCACTGGATGATCTGGGCCTGACAAGAGAGAGTACCAATCTTTCTGTCTCGCTGGGGCATACACTGTGCAAATATGGGAAAAGCATGGTGTTCTGCATTGGAGCAATTTATTCATTCTATCTCTACAATGTGCCAATTTCATTTTTTAGCTTAGTGAGTGTTTTATTTCTTTCCATATTGGCAGGCATGGCTGCATCCGGTGCACCAAGCATAATTTCTCGAACAATGATTTCCCTCGTTCTCCTTCCTCTTGGAATTCCTTCAGAGGCAATCATTATTATTCTCCTCACCGTTGATCCCATTACGGATCCAATCATCACACTTGTTTCAACCTATCCCAACTACGCGGTTGCTGCCATGCTCTCAGCAAAGACAGAAGAGCAACAGAGCGTACTGAAACAGGCCGCTTGA
- a CDS encoding MBL fold metallo-hydrolase, giving the protein MKLTVLVDNNTLTDSYFLAEPALSLFIEDTGARVLFDAGYSDAFLTNARRKGLDLLRLDWVALSHGHLDHTWGLDALIRHHLESAAQGMAVAKPKLLAHPQAFATRHADSLPEIGMLLAEGKLSRHFEPVLATGPVWLTERLVWLGEIPRTNDFEQSRPMGRREEPSGPVGDHIPDDTALVYMGEGGLTVISGCAHAGICNTVEHARNVTGVDRVRTILGGFHLLDAPASRLAATADYLARLDLDALYPCHCTDLAAKIALAARCPVHEVGAGMELVF; this is encoded by the coding sequence ATGAAACTGACCGTGCTCGTGGACAACAATACCCTGACAGACAGCTATTTCCTGGCCGAACCGGCCCTGTCCCTGTTCATCGAGGACACTGGCGCGCGTGTGCTTTTTGACGCGGGCTATTCCGACGCGTTCCTGACCAACGCCCGGCGCAAGGGGCTCGACCTGCTGCGCCTCGACTGGGTGGCCCTGTCCCATGGCCATCTCGACCACACCTGGGGGCTGGATGCCCTCATCCGCCACCACCTGGAGAGCGCGGCCCAGGGCATGGCCGTGGCAAAACCAAAGCTGCTGGCCCATCCGCAGGCGTTTGCCACCCGCCATGCGGACTCGCTGCCCGAAATCGGCATGCTCCTGGCCGAGGGCAAGCTTTCCCGCCATTTCGAGCCGGTCCTGGCCACCGGGCCGGTCTGGCTTACCGAGCGGCTGGTCTGGCTAGGCGAGATTCCCAGGACCAACGATTTCGAGCAGTCGCGCCCCATGGGTCGGCGCGAGGAACCCTCCGGCCCGGTGGGCGACCACATCCCGGACGACACGGCCCTGGTCTACATGGGTGAGGGCGGGCTGACCGTCATCTCCGGCTGCGCCCACGCAGGCATCTGCAACACCGTGGAACACGCCCGCAACGTCACGGGCGTGGACCGGGTGCGCACCATCCTCGGCGGCTTTCACCTGCTCGACGCGCCCGCATCCCGGCTGGCCGCCACCGCCGACTATCTGGCCCGGCTCGACCTCGACGCGCTCTACCCCTGCCACTGCACCGACCTCGCGGCCAAGATCGCCCTGGCCGCCCGCTGCCCTGTCCACGAGGTGGGGGCGGGCATGGAGCTTGTCTTCTGA
- a CDS encoding asparaginase produces MTKTNRQGEIAVFFTGGTIGMSPTEGACGVAPGGNFDKLLNQLAPQRQGVTLRPVEWSDKPSPHMTPADMFRLAREVETTLAQPATLGAVILHGTDVLVETAYLCDLVIDSDKPVILTGSMRYYSESGYDGIRNLINAVRACLLPLPPGTGACVLMTDRIFAAREAVKVNSLNVDAFESREAGIVGYVAGESVILAGCPLAHAPRRKLKPRDIEPNVPLITAYTGMDRSLVDHARSQGMRGLVIEGFGAGNVPPTLVPALEACLADTIPVVLTTRCIEGGVWPIYGYPGGGADLARRGAILCGRLGGPKARLRLMCALGLTRNMDEIRDLFEDA; encoded by the coding sequence ATGACCAAGACCAACAGACAGGGCGAAATAGCCGTCTTCTTCACCGGCGGCACCATCGGCATGTCGCCGACCGAGGGCGCGTGCGGCGTGGCTCCGGGCGGCAACTTCGACAAGCTCCTCAACCAGCTCGCACCCCAGCGCCAGGGCGTCACCCTGCGCCCGGTCGAGTGGTCGGACAAGCCCAGCCCGCACATGACCCCGGCAGACATGTTCCGACTGGCCCGCGAGGTGGAGACAACCCTGGCCCAACCCGCAACGCTGGGCGCGGTCATCCTGCACGGCACCGACGTGCTCGTGGAAACCGCCTACCTCTGTGACCTGGTCATCGACTCGGACAAGCCCGTCATCCTGACCGGAAGCATGCGCTACTACTCGGAATCCGGCTACGACGGCATCCGCAACCTGATCAACGCGGTGCGCGCCTGCCTGCTCCCCCTGCCGCCCGGCACCGGAGCCTGCGTGCTCATGACCGACCGCATCTTCGCGGCCCGCGAAGCGGTCAAGGTCAACTCCCTGAACGTGGACGCCTTCGAGTCGCGCGAGGCAGGCATCGTCGGCTACGTGGCCGGCGAATCCGTCATTCTGGCCGGCTGCCCCCTGGCACACGCCCCGCGCCGCAAACTCAAGCCCCGCGACATCGAGCCGAATGTCCCGCTCATCACTGCCTACACCGGCATGGACCGCTCCCTGGTGGACCACGCCAGAAGCCAGGGCATGCGCGGACTGGTCATCGAAGGGTTCGGCGCAGGCAACGTGCCGCCCACCCTGGTCCCGGCCCTCGAAGCCTGCCTGGCCGACACCATCCCCGTGGTCCTGACCACCCGATGCATCGAAGGCGGCGTGTGGCCCATCTACGGCTACCCCGGCGGCGGGGCCGACCTCGCCAGACGCGGTGCCATCCTCTGCGGACGCCTGGGCGGCCCCAAAGCCCGCCTGCGACTCATGTGCGCCCTCGGACTCACCCGCAACATGGACGAAATCCGCGACCTCTTCGAAGACGCCTGA
- a CDS encoding phage capsid protein — MSTTITNSFVTEYAEMVHQSYQQRGSKMRNTVRLQTGVIGSSCVFQRIGRGAAGKKTRHGNVPLMNLDHTSVSCTLSDWYAAEYVDKLDELKQKQDEHKVAAEAGAWALGRKIDELLISRLTGAANVIEEGNTGLTKDKILRGFGTLNASDVADDGHRFAMVGPHQWNELLNIQEFKSSDYAGEQFAWLTGTESRTWLGITWMFHTGLPLIEGVRSCFIYHRNSLGLAEGQDIKAFVDWVPEKAAHLVDHMLSAGACLIDPDGVIEIRCDDDAVIA, encoded by the coding sequence ATGTCCACGACCATTACCAACTCTTTTGTGACTGAATATGCCGAGATGGTGCATCAGTCCTACCAGCAGCGCGGGTCCAAGATGCGCAACACGGTCCGTTTGCAGACCGGCGTGATCGGATCAAGCTGCGTGTTCCAGCGCATCGGGCGCGGCGCGGCGGGCAAGAAGACCCGCCACGGCAACGTGCCGCTGATGAATCTGGACCACACCTCGGTCTCGTGCACCCTGTCGGACTGGTATGCGGCGGAGTACGTCGACAAGCTCGACGAGCTGAAGCAGAAGCAGGACGAGCACAAGGTGGCAGCCGAGGCCGGGGCCTGGGCTCTGGGCCGCAAGATCGACGAGCTGCTCATCAGTCGGCTGACCGGCGCGGCCAACGTCATCGAAGAGGGCAACACGGGCCTGACCAAGGACAAGATCCTGCGCGGGTTCGGCACGCTCAACGCCTCGGACGTGGCTGACGACGGCCACCGGTTTGCCATGGTCGGCCCCCATCAGTGGAACGAGCTGCTCAACATCCAGGAGTTCAAGTCCAGCGACTATGCCGGGGAGCAGTTCGCATGGCTGACCGGCACCGAGTCGCGCACCTGGCTGGGCATCACCTGGATGTTCCACACCGGGCTGCCGCTGATCGAGGGCGTACGCAGCTGCTTCATCTACCACCGCAACTCCCTGGGGCTGGCCGAGGGCCAGGACATCAAGGCGTTTGTGGACTGGGTGCCGGAAAAGGCCGCCCATTTGGTGGACCACATGCTTTCCGCGGGCGCGTGCCTGATCGACCCGGACGGGGTCATCGAGATCCGCTGCGACGACGACGCGGTCATCGCCTAG
- a CDS encoding SpoIIE family protein phosphatase, whose protein sequence is MKIGIKKKIFLLGLFFPIVALILFAGYTLRETKNLSLSGVDKAMSMSNEAAIESRNALEDYGKSLIEQEAKARALLCYQATARISDLASTLALEASNIWKAGKTSTTEKGYLHTDLPAQPDTESVIRIAPDANTKAIERDVSLASLLNPFFRNAITRNEIMKSIYIGTENGLHFRMPWVAAHKEGYDPRERSWYTEAVSSGETGWTDMYTSASEGVLMVTCFSPVYGDQGTLKGVIGIDVSLNTLNETILKTPYDGGVGVLLGRKGEAVAYSKGGEAYVAKLEKARFRPEVEDIFKRVAMNKSGLTQTMLGDTDTYIVYNPIEQTDWTLCMLVPVSSVNSIAQEVSKKILTAKDSTSEELTRQFARTRNNAIVVLGLIMVLFLVVAMRMSRAIIQPIGLLTEGTKAIGGGNFQGKIDIQTGDELQLLAENFNSMGEALHEYMHNLEKTTAEKERIQSELSIATDIQASMLPRIFPAFPEIEEIDVFASMTPAKEVGGDFYDFFLLDEKRICIVIADVSGKGVPAALFMVISKTLLQNCVRSDSENLGAAVSRMNADLCKDNDQMLFVTLFCIVINFETGQCEYVNGGHNPPIHISKDSVEYVPAKPIFPVCGVMEDMEYKSGFLTLSSGDRLFLYTDGVTEAFNPKKELYGDARLKSILSEGLALSIEQGVAAVTKDVEKFANGAEQSDDITMLFFEYKGKDS, encoded by the coding sequence ATGAAGATCGGGATTAAGAAGAAGATATTTCTGTTGGGGTTATTTTTCCCTATCGTGGCTTTGATACTCTTTGCCGGGTACACACTCAGGGAAACGAAGAATCTATCCCTGTCAGGGGTGGATAAAGCCATGTCGATGAGCAATGAGGCTGCAATTGAAAGCCGTAATGCTCTGGAAGATTATGGAAAATCCCTCATCGAACAGGAAGCCAAGGCCAGGGCTCTTCTCTGCTACCAAGCCACGGCCAGAATCAGTGACTTGGCTTCCACCCTGGCACTGGAGGCGTCCAACATCTGGAAAGCGGGAAAAACCTCGACAACGGAAAAGGGGTATCTGCACACCGACCTTCCAGCCCAGCCAGACACAGAGTCAGTTATTCGCATTGCTCCGGATGCCAATACAAAAGCCATCGAACGCGATGTGTCGCTTGCGTCCCTTCTCAATCCGTTCTTCAGGAACGCGATAACGCGAAATGAAATCATGAAGTCCATATATATCGGTACTGAGAATGGTTTGCATTTCAGAATGCCATGGGTTGCCGCACACAAAGAAGGGTACGACCCTCGAGAACGCTCTTGGTACACCGAGGCTGTTTCATCAGGAGAGACCGGCTGGACCGATATGTATACCAGTGCTTCGGAAGGCGTGCTCATGGTGACCTGCTTTTCACCAGTCTATGGTGATCAAGGGACGCTTAAGGGCGTCATAGGCATCGACGTATCGCTCAATACACTCAATGAAACGATTTTGAAAACGCCCTATGACGGCGGCGTCGGCGTCCTGCTTGGCAGGAAGGGGGAGGCCGTTGCCTATTCGAAAGGGGGCGAGGCGTATGTGGCAAAGCTCGAAAAGGCGCGATTCCGTCCAGAGGTCGAGGATATCTTCAAACGCGTTGCCATGAACAAGAGCGGACTGACGCAAACCATGTTAGGCGATACTGACACCTACATCGTCTACAATCCGATCGAGCAGACCGATTGGACACTGTGCATGCTCGTTCCGGTAAGCAGCGTCAATTCCATCGCGCAGGAAGTGAGCAAAAAGATACTCACAGCCAAGGACTCGACAAGCGAAGAGCTGACACGACAGTTTGCGCGGACCAGAAATAATGCCATCGTGGTATTAGGCCTGATAATGGTCCTGTTTCTTGTTGTTGCCATGCGAATGTCACGGGCGATCATTCAACCTATTGGCCTGCTCACTGAAGGGACAAAAGCTATCGGCGGTGGCAACTTCCAAGGGAAAATCGATATTCAAACAGGTGATGAACTCCAGTTGCTTGCAGAGAACTTCAATTCCATGGGTGAAGCGCTGCATGAATATATGCACAATTTGGAAAAAACCACTGCCGAGAAAGAGCGTATTCAAAGTGAGTTGTCCATCGCTACGGATATACAGGCCTCCATGCTGCCTCGTATTTTTCCGGCCTTTCCTGAAATCGAGGAGATCGATGTCTTTGCATCCATGACTCCAGCCAAGGAAGTGGGGGGGGATTTCTATGACTTCTTCCTCCTTGATGAAAAAAGAATCTGCATCGTTATCGCCGATGTTTCAGGCAAGGGAGTCCCCGCAGCGCTCTTCATGGTCATCTCAAAAACACTTTTGCAAAATTGTGTCCGGTCTGATTCGGAGAATCTCGGCGCCGCTGTCAGCCGAATGAATGCGGACCTGTGTAAGGACAATGACCAGATGTTGTTCGTTACTTTGTTCTGCATTGTTATCAATTTTGAAACCGGGCAATGTGAATATGTCAATGGCGGTCATAATCCTCCAATACATATCAGCAAAGACTCTGTAGAGTATGTTCCGGCAAAGCCGATTTTCCCTGTGTGCGGCGTCATGGAAGACATGGAATACAAATCCGGTTTCCTGACGCTTTCTTCTGGAGATCGCCTATTCCTTTATACCGATGGCGTCACCGAAGCGTTTAATCCGAAAAAAGAACTCTATGGCGACGCTCGGCTCAAGAGTATTCTCAGTGAGGGCCTTGCTCTTTCCATTGAGCAGGGAGTGGCGGCTGTAACCAAGGATGTGGAAAAGTTTGCGAACGGCGCAGAGCAGTCCGACGACATCACCATGCTGTTTTTTGAATACAAAGGTAAGGACAGTTAG
- a CDS encoding thermonuclease family protein — protein MPARNPHVRTVSAISGLLIFTALMLAAGFALADPARLLAAIDGDSLRVELGGKIEEVRLIGIDAPEGRQRFGDQARSHVLRLCIDRELRLEYDAERRDRYGRLLAYVHAGDVMVNEEMIRAGLALPLPVKPNTAHAKRFRRAEAEARAARRGFWAEGGLDMTPAQWRKKHGR, from the coding sequence ATGCCAGCGCGCAACCCCCATGTCCGAACCGTATCTGCCATTTCTGGCCTTCTGATCTTCACCGCCTTGATGCTGGCCGCCGGGTTTGCCCTGGCCGACCCGGCGCGCCTGCTGGCCGCCATTGACGGCGATTCCCTGCGGGTCGAGCTTGGGGGAAAGATCGAGGAGGTCCGGCTCATCGGCATCGACGCGCCCGAGGGCCGCCAGCGGTTCGGCGACCAGGCCCGGTCCCACGTGCTGCGTTTGTGCATCGACAGGGAGCTGCGGCTGGAGTATGACGCCGAGCGCCGGGACCGCTATGGCCGCCTCCTGGCCTATGTCCATGCCGGGGATGTCATGGTCAACGAAGAAATGATCCGCGCCGGGCTGGCCCTGCCCCTGCCGGTGAAACCCAACACGGCCCACGCCAAAAGGTTCAGGCGGGCCGAGGCCGAGGCGCGCGCCGCCCGCCGGGGATTCTGGGCCGAGGGCGGCCTGGACATGACCCCGGCGCAGTGGCGCAAAAAACACGGAAGATAA
- a CDS encoding substrate-binding periplasmic protein: protein MIRGFDLPLVAKVVLVNLFAILLLGGSPSFLFAEETGHMRTPSEILEKGVLRVGMYYQDKPPFVMTRADGSLYGVDIDIANGIAQAMGVEVVFDRTSKTYAELTERMSTGEDFDIVICKLSQTLSRALMVRFTKPYLVFHQGLALNKTFISKNKLTNNSLIVDLAKMNFKVGARYSTSYVEYAQTVFPNAKVIEGEWEELVEKLLRGEIDGLMRDEFTLMSLVRERPDVALYLNIYRIKDMQDPIAIATAQSNSMLQYWLDLYLAQHYPQPMSADDLIATYPELWEK, encoded by the coding sequence ATGATAAGGGGCTTTGATCTGCCACTTGTTGCGAAAGTGGTCCTGGTAAACTTGTTTGCAATATTGCTATTGGGCGGCTCCCCTTCTTTTCTCTTTGCAGAAGAGACAGGGCATATGCGTACTCCTTCCGAGATACTCGAAAAAGGCGTCTTGCGCGTGGGCATGTACTATCAAGACAAACCTCCCTTTGTCATGACAAGGGCAGATGGCTCACTCTATGGCGTTGACATTGATATAGCCAATGGCATCGCCCAGGCCATGGGTGTTGAGGTCGTGTTTGATCGAACGTCGAAAACATATGCAGAGCTTACCGAACGCATGTCCACAGGAGAAGATTTCGACATTGTAATCTGCAAGCTGAGCCAGACCTTGAGCCGGGCACTCATGGTGCGTTTTACCAAGCCGTATCTTGTCTTCCACCAGGGCCTTGCGCTCAACAAGACATTCATTTCTAAAAACAAACTCACAAACAATTCGCTCATAGTGGACCTTGCGAAAATGAACTTCAAAGTGGGGGCTCGTTACTCCACATCCTATGTGGAGTACGCTCAAACTGTTTTTCCCAATGCAAAAGTGATCGAGGGAGAATGGGAAGAGTTGGTTGAAAAGCTCCTTCGCGGAGAAATTGATGGCCTCATGCGCGATGAATTCACCCTCATGTCCCTGGTTCGAGAAAGGCCTGATGTCGCTCTTTACCTGAATATTTATAGGATAAAAGACATGCAAGACCCCATCGCCATAGCGACGGCGCAATCAAACTCAATGCTGCAATACTGGTTGGATCTGTATTTAGCACAGCATTATCCGCAGCCCATGTCCGCAGACGACTTGATCGCCACCTATCCTGAACTTTGGGAAAAATAA
- a CDS encoding Cache 3/Cache 2 fusion domain-containing protein, which yields MSLRHLPFQTKLQVGILSAVTAAIVMMSGVTYVQVHESLKILGETSMESSSESTINMMKMQEDLLMDKVKGDLSILEDAIAGAGVPRLDDSEPLSMSIMNQFTSEREQITIPAMKFGYADVNGNFSVVDTVQKRVGGTATIFQLLPGKLLRISTNVLKLDGNRATGTYIPETSPVYKAIMNGETYYGIAFVVNAWYQTAYKPLKDSGGRTIGVIYVGREILSPTFREAVQSASVGGEGYGFIFNQAGQLIMHPTLEGKSLTDYPFWPAFKEAKDQFVEYDFNGERKQVHIVHFAPWGWSFGFSLTDQEMMHGVDTRVLYWNIGVAAVSILGLALLMTLIIRLVIRPLRALSDFTGEIAKGDYNATIDYPAKDAIGDTIQAVRDMTSELKNKLGFSEGLLKGMTVPCVVMDLDEKITFINQQELDLFDKPGKPEDYIGQAFGQFVYGNAAKKTNLHRCMREDCSLLGQETSGTTSTGKAYDIVVDSAPLKDFDGQIIGGFTLIKDMTAIKRGERETRERHERLLGVAQEADTIAAQVSSAAEELSAQVEQSTKGTDVQQERIAETATAMEQMNATVFEVAKNASSAAENADNAREKSEEGAQLVTEVISAITQIERRSEELKGSMTQLGKQADGIGAIMQVIEDIADQTNLLALNAAIEAARAGDAGRGFAVVADEVRKLAEKTMDATKQVGQAITDIQSGARRNITATEQAVTAVVESTELARRTGQAMAEIQALVQQSSDQVRNIATAAEEQSATSEQVNRATDEINVISTETSRAMQESREAIDSLAALATQLKGLIQRMQE from the coding sequence GTGAGCCTGCGCCATCTACCATTTCAGACAAAGCTCCAGGTTGGCATCCTTTCCGCCGTCACCGCCGCCATCGTCATGATGTCGGGCGTCACCTATGTGCAGGTGCATGAATCGCTGAAAATCCTGGGCGAGACCTCCATGGAATCCTCCAGCGAAAGCACCATCAACATGATGAAAATGCAGGAGGATCTGCTCATGGACAAGGTCAAGGGAGACCTGTCCATACTGGAGGACGCCATTGCCGGAGCCGGAGTTCCGAGGCTTGACGACTCGGAGCCCCTCTCCATGAGCATCATGAACCAGTTCACCTCCGAGCGCGAGCAGATCACCATCCCGGCCATGAAGTTCGGGTACGCCGATGTCAACGGCAATTTCAGCGTGGTGGACACCGTGCAAAAAAGGGTCGGCGGGACAGCCACCATCTTCCAGCTGCTGCCCGGCAAGCTGCTGCGCATCTCCACCAACGTCCTCAAGCTCGACGGCAACCGCGCCACCGGCACCTACATCCCCGAAACCAGCCCGGTCTACAAGGCCATCATGAACGGCGAGACATACTACGGCATCGCCTTTGTGGTGAACGCCTGGTACCAGACCGCCTACAAGCCCCTGAAGGACAGCGGGGGCAGGACCATCGGCGTCATCTACGTGGGCAGGGAGATCCTCTCCCCGACCTTTCGCGAGGCGGTTCAGTCGGCCAGCGTCGGCGGCGAGGGCTACGGGTTCATCTTCAATCAGGCGGGTCAGCTCATCATGCACCCGACCCTGGAGGGGAAATCCCTGACAGACTATCCCTTCTGGCCCGCGTTCAAGGAGGCCAAGGACCAGTTCGTGGAGTACGACTTCAACGGCGAGCGCAAGCAGGTCCACATCGTCCACTTCGCTCCGTGGGGCTGGAGCTTCGGATTCTCCCTGACCGACCAGGAGATGATGCACGGCGTGGACACGCGCGTCCTGTACTGGAACATCGGCGTGGCCGCCGTCTCCATCCTGGGCCTCGCCCTGCTCATGACCCTGATCATCAGGCTGGTGATCAGGCCTCTGCGCGCCCTCTCCGACTTCACCGGGGAGATTGCCAAGGGGGACTACAACGCCACCATTGACTACCCGGCCAAGGACGCCATCGGCGACACCATCCAGGCCGTGCGCGACATGACCAGCGAGCTCAAGAACAAGCTCGGATTCTCCGAAGGGCTGCTCAAGGGGATGACCGTTCCGTGCGTGGTCATGGATCTTGACGAGAAGATCACCTTCATCAACCAGCAGGAGCTGGACCTGTTTGACAAGCCCGGCAAGCCCGAAGACTACATCGGCCAGGCTTTTGGCCAGTTCGTCTACGGCAATGCCGCCAAAAAGACGAACCTGCACCGCTGCATGCGGGAGGACTGTAGCCTCCTGGGGCAGGAAACCTCGGGCACGACCTCGACGGGCAAGGCCTATGACATCGTCGTGGACAGCGCGCCGCTCAAGGACTTCGACGGCCAGATCATCGGCGGCTTCACCCTGATCAAGGACATGACGGCCATCAAGCGGGGCGAGCGTGAAACCAGGGAGCGGCACGAGCGGCTTCTGGGCGTGGCCCAGGAGGCGGACACCATCGCCGCCCAGGTTTCATCCGCCGCAGAGGAACTCTCGGCCCAGGTGGAGCAGTCCACCAAGGGCACCGACGTGCAGCAGGAACGGATTGCGGAAACCGCCACGGCCATGGAACAAATGAACGCCACCGTGTTCGAGGTGGCCAAGAACGCGTCGAGCGCGGCTGAAAACGCCGATAACGCGCGCGAAAAGTCTGAAGAGGGCGCGCAACTGGTCACCGAGGTGATCAGCGCCATAACCCAGATCGAAAGGCGCTCCGAGGAGCTCAAGGGCAGCATGACCCAGCTGGGCAAGCAGGCCGACGGCATCGGGGCCATCATGCAGGTCATCGAGGACATCGCGGACCAGACAAACCTGCTGGCCCTCAACGCGGCCATCGAGGCGGCCCGCGCGGGCGACGCTGGCCGGGGATTCGCCGTGGTGGCCGACGAGGTGCGCAAGCTGGCCGAAAAGACCATGGACGCCACCAAGCAGGTGGGACAGGCCATCACCGACATCCAAAGCGGCGCGCGCCGCAATATCACCGCCACCGAGCAGGCCGTCACCGCCGTGGTGGAGAGCACGGAGCTGGCACGGCGCACCGGGCAGGCCATGGCGGAAATCCAGGCCCTGGTGCAGCAGTCCTCGGATCAGGTGCGCAACATAGCCACCGCCGCAGAGGAGCAATCCGCCACCAGCGAGCAGGTCAACCGGGCCACGGACGAGATCAACGTCATCTCCACCGAGACCTCCCGCGCCATGCAGGAGTCCCGCGAGGCCATCGACTCCCTCGCGGCCCTGGCCACCCAGCTCAAGGGCCTGATCCAGCGCATGCAGGAATAA